The genomic DNA TCGGTTTCACCCGCGAGGTCGCCGATCGCGTGATCTTCATGGACGACGGCGTCATCGCCGAGCAGGGGCCGGCCCGCTCCGTCCTCGCCGCCCCGCAGTCCGACCGCCTGCAGCGGTTCCTCGCCCAGGTGCTCTGACCCACCTCCGCCACCGCATACCGGTCCCGGGTCGACCCGTCGCCCGACCGCGAACGCACCCCTTCGTCCATCCGCCCGGCGCGTCCGCGCCCGCCACAGAAACGAGCCCGTCATGCCTGCTTCCAACCGCCTCAGCTGCGCAAGCCGCTCCGCCGGTTCCAGCCGCCCCGCCCGCAGGAGCCACCGCACCGGCCGCCGCGCCGTGGTGAGCGCGGCCACCGGCACCGTCCTCGCCCTGCTGGCCACCGGTGGGCTCAGTGCCTGCGGCTCCTCCGACTCGAACTCCGCGAGCCCGAGCAGCTCCGGCGGCGCCGCCTCGCCCGGGGCGGCCGGCGAGAACCCGTACCACCTGCTCACCCCAGGGGTCCTGTTGGCCTCGACGGGTTCGCAGCCGCCGTTCGTCGTCTCCAAGGGCTCCGAGTTCTCCGGCTACTCGTCGACATCACCAACGAGGTCGCCAAGCGTCTCGGCCTGAAGGTGACCTACAAGTCCACGACGGTGACGGCAGGGCTGCAGAGCCTGTCCTCCGGGCAGCTCGACATGGTCGCCTCCGGGCTGGGCGTGACCACCGAGCGGCAGCAGGTGGTCTCCTTCGGCAAGGGCCTGTATTGGTCCACCACCGCGGTCGTCACCAAGAAGGGGGCCGGTTCGGCCGATCTCGGCGGCTACAGCGGGAAGAAGGTCGGCGTGGTCACCGGCGCGGTCCAGGAGAAGTTCGTCACGGACAAGATGAAGGGCGCCGTGAAGACCAACTTCCAGGCCCTGGGGGCCGCCGTCAGTCAGCTCAACTCGGGCACCGTCGACGCGGCCGTGATGGGCGGCCCGGACGCCGAGGAATACCTCAAGCAGTTCCCGGACCTGGAGATCGCCGCGTCCGCGCCGGTCGACCACGAGACGACGGTGGCCTTCCAGAAGTCCAATGACGCCCTGGTCAAGGCCTGGGACAAGACGGTGACCGACATGGTCAACGACGGGACGCTCAAGAAGATGTACAACACCTACTTCACCGAGGCTCCCAACGCCCAGCTGCTGAAGATCTGGCCCGGCCTGAAGTGACCTTGGCCCACGACGGCACCATGGTGCCGACCCGGCAGCGCCACCTCGTGCCGATGCCCGATGGGGTACGGCTCGCCACCGATGTGTACCTGCCGCCCCTGGATGCGGGCGGATCGCTGCCGCGGCCGGTGGTGCTCGAACGTACGCCGTACGGGATCCGCAACCTGCGCGCCTCCGACGGGACCCACTCTGGCGGGCGCCCCGTCACCCCCGACTCGGGCGCGGCGATCCTCGTGGCGGCGGGGTACGCCGTGGTTCGCCAGGACTGCCGCGGCCGCGGCGCGTCGGAGGGTCGCTTCACCAAATACACCGGGGAGGTCGAGGACGGGGTCGCGACGCACGAGTGGATCCTGCGCCAGCCGTGGTGCGACGGGCGGATCGCGACGATCGGGGTGTCGTACTCCGCGCATACCCAGGCCGCGACCGCGTCGCTGGGTGCCCCGGGCCTCGCCGCGATGATTCTGGACTCGGGCGGCTTCGCCAGCGCGTACTGCTCCGGCGGCCGACTCGGTGGGGCCTTCGAGCTGAAGCAGGTGACCTGGGCGCTGCGGCACGCTCGGCAGAGTCCAGAGGTCCGCGCGGACCCGGTCCTGGCCGACAGGCTGGCGCGCGTCGACCTGGCGGCCTGGTTCACGCGGCTGCCGTGGCACCGGGGAGACTCTCCCCTGACCGGGGCCGCGGCGTACGAGGACTTCCTCTTCGACCAGTGGGAGCACGAGACGCTCGACGCCTATTGGCGCCGGCCGGGGCTGCACGCCCGGGACTACTACGACGCATTCCCGGTGGTTCCGAGTCTGCACATCTCCAGCTGGTACGACCCCTACGTCCGCACGGCCGTCGAGAATGCCACCGAGCTTCGCCGTCGGGGCGCTCCCACGGGGCTGATCGCCGGCCCCTGGACGCATGGGGCGCGGAGCGTGACGTACGCCGGCGACGTGGACTTCGGTCCGGCGGCGACCCGGGATGCGGGACTGGGCCGCGACTACCCCAGCTACCGGGCGGCCTGGCTCGACCACGCCGTACGTCGTGAGCCGTCCAGACCGGCGGCGCCGCCCTCAGGGGCGGCTTCGACGGCGGCTTCGGCGGCGGCTTCGACGGCGGAACCGCAGGGCTCGGCGGCGATGACCTTCGTCCGTTACTTCGTCATGGGCGGCGGTGACGGGCGGCGCGGGTCGGACGGGCGGATGCGACACGGCGGCCAGTGGCGCGACGCCCACCGTTGGCCACCGGAGCAGACGCAGCGTCGCACCCTGCACCTCGGTCCGGGCTCGCTCGGCGAGACCAGGGCACGACGTGGCGCGACGGTCACGTACGACTACGACCCCGCCCACCCCACGCCGAGCGTCGGTGGGGCCATCACGTCGGGCGAGCCGCTCATGCGCGGGGGGGCGTTCGACCAGGTCGTCCCCGGCCCTGACGGCGCCGTCCTCCCGCTGTGCGCCCGACCCGATGTCGTCACGTTCCGGACGGCGCCGTTGGCTCGGGAGGTCGTGCTGGCGGGCTCGGTGACCGCCGTGCTGACCGTCTCGACCTCCGTCCCGGACACCGACCTCGCGGTGAAGCTCGTCGATGAACACCCCCCGACTGCCGACTATCCGGCCGGCTACGCGATGAACGTGACGGACGGGCTGCTGCGGCTGCGGTTCCGCGAATCGTTCGAGCGGCCGGTGCTCCTGGAGCCGCATCGCGCGTACGAGGTACGGGTGGTTGTCCCGGACGTCGCCAACCGGTTCGTCGCCGGGCACCGGATCCGCCTCGACGTCACGTCGAGCAACTTCCCGCGCTGCGACGTGAACCCCCACCCCGGTGATCCGGTCGCGCACGACGCTCGCCGCAGAGTGGCCCGGACGACGTTGCACCTGGCGGCCAGCCGGCTGGAGTTCGATGCCCTGCCGTGAGTCTGGGGGGAGACTGGCCGGGCGCATGGCGCCGACCGCCCGCCCGGCCGGGCCGGGTGGTTGGCCGCGCGACTCGCGGCACCGACACTGGGCCTCATGGTGATCAGCCTCGACGTCCCCACCCGACGGGACCAGGTCGCCGTGGTCGTGTCGCCGCTGGCCGAGCTCATGGCGTGCCTCCACGTGCTGGCCGAGTCGGACCACCATGCGGAGTCGCGGGAGTGGGCGCACGCGGTCATCGCCTCCCTCGACGGCTCGACGGCCTCGGCCGTGCATCGATTCGCGCCCCTGTGGGCGCGGTACCGAACCCGATTCCTCCTGCCGATGCGCGACCGTACGCCGGCTGGTCTGGCCACCCGGGAGGCAGCGGGGACCCCCGTCACCCTGGCCGATGAACTGTCCGCGCTGGCCGCCCTCCCCTTGGAGGTCTTTGTCCCCCTCGCGGCGAACGGAATCCGCGGCCGGGCCCACACCTGGGCGGGCGCCGACGAGGTTGGTCAGGATCACGCGTGGCTGAGTGAGTGCGAGAACAAGTCCTTTCACCGAGGCGACCTCGCGCACGCTCTCGTCGCTGACCCGACACGCCTCCGTGACGACCTCGTGGAAGCCCTCCACGCTTGCGACCGGGCCTTCTTCGCCGCTGAGTGGGAGCAGACCCGTCCGGTCCTGCGCCGTGCGGCCGACCGCGTGACCGCTCGCCTCGGCGTCGACGCCCCTGCTGACGTCGTCGCATCGCTGTCAGCGCTGGCTCATCGCGTGGCAGGCAACTCGCGGGTGGCGTTCGACAAGCGCGCAGAACGCGCGCATCGGCGACCACGGCGCGGGGTTGCTCCTCGTGCCGTCGGTGCGAACGTGGCCGCACGTTTTGGTGAAGGGAGACCCGGGGCTACCGCCGGTGGTGCAGTTCAGTGTTCAGGACCTGGCCGGAGCGACGGCCGTATCCACGCAAGGGCAGCTGCGCGCCCGACTGGTTGTGCTGTCCGAGCCGGGGAGCTGGGAGCTCTGTCGGCACCTGCTCGGCGAATCGATCACGACCGGCGAACTGGCGCAGCGGACCGGGCAGAGCCCGCCAGCCGTGTCCCGACACCTGCGGTTGCTGCGGGAAGCCGGCCTGATCAGCTCGGTGCGGGAGGGGCGGCATGTGCACCATCGCATGCACCCTGCGGTGGTGTCCCGGCTCGGCGACGAGGTGCTTCGGGCCATCATGCGTTGAGGCGGTCACCGCTCATGATCGTGTTCGTGGCGGCCGGAGTGGACATCGTCGTACGACAGCTGGTGTTGCGGGTTGCGACCCGAGCGGATGAGGCTCGCGACGGTCGTGACGCCGAGGATGACGACGATGGCGCCGAGGGAGACGCCGATGGGGATCTCTGGGGCGGCAAGCACAGGCTGGCCGCCGTTGATGAACGGCAGGGTGTTCTCGTGCAGGGCGTGCAGCATGAGCTTGACCCCGATGAACGCGAGCAGCACCGAGAGCCCTAGGCCCAGGTAGACGAGCCGCTTGAGGAGTCCGCCGATGAGGAAGTAGAGCTGCCGCAGGCCCATGAGGGCGAAGATGTTGGCGGTCAGCACCAGAAAGGGTTCCTTGGTGAGGCCGTAGATCGCCGGGATGGAGTCGAGCGCGAAGAGCAGGTCGGTCGTGCCGAGCGCCAGGATCACAACGAGCATCGGGGTGATGAGGCGCTTGCCCCCCTCGCGGGCGAACAGCCGGGTGCCGTGATCCCAGGACTGGGTCGCGGGGAACCGCTTCTCCACCCACCGCAGCAAGGCGTTCTCCTCGAACTCCTCGTCGTCGTCGTCGGCCATCGCCTCCCGCGCCAGCTTGACCGCTGTGTAGATGAGGAAGGCGCCGAAGATGTAGAAGACCCAGGCGAACTGGTTGATGAGGGCGGCGCCCACGGCGATGAAGATCCCGCGCAGGATCAGGGCGATGACGATGCCCACCATCAGCGCCGACTGCTGGAAGCGTTCGGGCACGCCGAACTTGGCCATGATGATGAGGAAGACGAAGAGGTTGTCGATCGACAACGAGTACTCCGTCAACCATCCGGCGAAGAACTCCGCGCCGTATTGGTGCCCGGCGAACACCCAGACGCCGATGCCGAACGCGATGGCGGCACCCACGTAGATGGCCAGGTAGCGTGCGCATTCGCCCATCGAGGGCACGTGGGGCCGACGGGCAATGATCACCACATCGAGGAGCAGGACGAGGGTGGTGACCGCGAGGGTGAGGATCCACACCCATACAGGAATGCTCACATTGTTGCCTTCCGGACGCGACAGTGCGGCCGGAGGTCTCTCCCACCTGGAAGGCCGGCGTCCCCGGGACCGAGTGCATGCAGGCGGTCCGTGCTGACGAGGGCGCCGCGCAGGGATACTCCCCTCCGCTGACGGCCGATTCTGTCACGGGGCGGGTCGGCGCCACTAGGCGGCCCCCCTCGCGAGAATGGCGGCTCGGCGGTGCGGAGAGGCTGCGACCGCCGCATCGCCGAGACCGGGAGATCGATGAGAGACGCGACATCGCGGCCAGAGACGTCGCACCGCGGGTGCTGGCTCACCGGGCGGCTTCGCGCATCTGGCGCAGTTCCTTCTTCAGGTCGGCGAGCTCGTCACGCAACCGCGCCGCGAGTTCGAAGTGCAGATCCGCGGCGGCCTGGTGCATCTGCGCGGTGAGCTCCTGAATGAGCCCGGCGAGGTCGGCGGCGGGCATCCCGCCGGCCAGGGCGGCGCCCGCCACCGAGGCGTCCGCCGCCACCGCCCCCGGCCGCCCGCTCCGCCGCCGGCTGCCTTGGGCGCCCGCCCACCGGTCTTGCCGCGTGACTGGGTGCGTCCGCTGCCCATCAGCGCCTCGGTGTCCGCGTCCTCGCGCTGCAGCAGGTCGGTGATGTCGGCAATCCGCTTGCGGAGGGGCTGGGGGTCGATGCCGCGCTCGGTGTTGTACGCGATCTGCTTCTCGCGACGACGCTGGGTCTCGTCGATGGCGTCGCGCATGGAGTCGGTGATGTCGTCGGCGTACATGTGCACCTGGCCCGACACGTTGCGCGCCGCGCGGCCGATGGTCTGGATGAGGCTGCGCGTCGAGCGCAGGAAGCCCTCCTTGTCGGCGTCGAGGATGCTGACCAAGGACACCTCCGGCAGGTCCAGTCCCTCGCGGAGCAGGTTGATGCCGACAAGCACGTCGTACTCCCCCAGCCGCAGCTCCCGCAGCAGCTCCACCCGGCGCAGGGTGTCGACCTCGCTGTGCAGATAGCGCACCCGGATGCCGCGCTCCAGAAGGTAATCCGTCAGGTCCTCGGCCATCTTCTTCGTGAGGGTCGTGACCAGGACGCGCTCGTCGCGTCGGGTGCGCTCCTGGATCTCGTGCATGAGGTCGTCGATCTGACCCTTCGTGGGCTTGACGACGATCTCCGGGTCGATGAGGCCGGTGGGCCGGATGATCTGCTCGACCACACCGTCGGACTTGGCCAGCTCATAGGGCCCGGGGGTGGCCGACAGGTAGACGGTCTGGCCGATGCGCTCGAGGAACTCCTCCCACTTCAGCGGCCGGTTGTCCATGGCGCTGGGCAGTCGGAAGCCGTGCTCGACGAGGGTGCGCTTGCGGGACATGTCCCCCTCGTACATGGCCCCGATCTGCGGCACGGTCACGTGCGACTCGTCGATGACCAGCATGAAGTCCTCGGGGAAGTAGTCGAGGAGGCAGTTGGGGGCGCTGCCCCGGGTGCGGCCGTCGATGTGCATCGAGTAGTTCTCGATGCCGGCGCAGCTGCCGACCTGGCGCATCATCTCGATGTCGTAGTGGGTCCGCATCCGCAGCCGCTGCGCCTCCAGCAGCTTGCCCTGCTTTTCGAAGGTGGCGAGCTGATCGGCCAGCTCCAGCTCGATGCCCTTGATGGCCCGCTCCATCCGCTCGGGGCCGGCGACGTAGTGGGTGGCGGGGAAGACGTACATCTCCGTCTCCTCGCGGATCACCTCGCCGGTCATCGGGTGGAGGGTGTAGATCCGCTCGATCTCGTCCCCGAAGAACTCGATCCGGATCGCGAGCTCCTCGTAGACCGCGATGATCTCGACCGTGTCGCCGCGCACCCGGAACGTGCCGCGCGTAAAGGCCAGGTCGTTGCGGGTGTATTGCATCTCCACGAAGCGGCGCAGCAGCTGGTCGCGTTCGATCTGCTGGCCGACCTTGAGCCGCGCCATCCGGTCGACGTACTCCTGGGGCGTTCCCAACCCGTAGATGCACGACACGGACGCGACGACCACCACGTCCCGGCGGGTGAGGAGCGAGTTCGTGGCACTGTGCCGGAGCCGCTCCACCTCGTCGTTGATCGAGGAGTCTTTCTCGATGTAGGTGTCCGTCTGCGGGACGTAGGCCTCCGGCTGGTAGTAGTCGTAATAGCTCACGAAGTATTCGACCGCGTTGTGCGGGAACAGCTCGCGCAGCTCGTTGGCCAGCTGCGCGGCCAGGGTCTTGTTGGGCGCCATGACCAGCGTCGGCCGCTGCACCCGCTCGATCATCCACGCCGTCGTCGCCGACTTGCCCGTGCCGGTGGCCCCAAGCAGCACGACATCGGTCTCCCCCGCGGTGACCCGCCGGGCAAGCTCCTCGATCGCGGCCGGCTGGTCGCCCGAGGGCTCGAACTCGGCCTCGACCCGGAACGGGGCGACGGTGCGTTGCAGATCGGTGATGGGCCGCATGGCGTTCAGGCTATCCGGGGGGTCCGACAACGCTCCGGCGCCCGCCGCGTGACCGGAATGCCCAACCAGCTCACGGTGGCCCCTGCCGCCCCACGTGGCCCCCGCCGCCGACTGATGCCCTGAGCGCTCATGGTTGCCCTGAGCGCTCACGGTTGCGGCGATAACCCCCACCCCCAGCGCCAACCCCACCCGTCAGCGAAGGCCCCGTGCGCGACGGCACGAATGTCAAGCCTCCTTGACAGTCAAGAATGCTTTACACCACGCTCTCCCCATGACCATCGCCATGACTCACTGGAATCGCGTCCTGCTCGCCATCATGGTCGCGGGAGCCATCTGGGCAGCGGCCCACCGCGTGCTCTTCGTGAGCCTCCTGTGCGTCCTGGGGGTCGCCTCAGCCCTCTGGACGCTGCGCCTGCTCAGCCGCGGGCGTGGCGACGACGTCTCCCGCCTCGACGCCGCCCAACCGGCGGACGAGCGAGATCATCTCCTGCTCAGCCGGGCGCTGGCTTGGGTCGGCATGGCCGCGATCACCGTTGAGCTCTCCATCCTCCTGTGGCGCCTCGGCGCCGGCTATCCGGACGCGAGGGGCTCCGACGTACGGCTGCCGTTCCTCTGCCTGGTCTGGTTCGTCGCGAACCGGGTCGTCACACGTCGAGCGCTGTGAGACCTGGGTCGTGCTGCGCAACAACGTCCGTGAACTCCGCACCGCGGCCGGACTGAGCCAGGGCGCGCTCGGCGAGGCCCTCGGGGTGTCGCGACAGACGGTCAACGCCATCGAGACGGGCAAGTACGACCCGTCCCTGCCCCTCGCGCTCCGCCTCGCCCGCCACTTCGCGCAGCCGGTGGAATCGATCTTCTTCGACGATGCCGGCGAGTAATCCCGAGTGAGCACGGGGGCGACGCTGCGCGCGGCAGCGAAACACTCGCCGCCGTGCCGGACAGGTACAGGGTGTGAACCGACCAGAGCAGCCGACCACGTCGCGCGTTCCTGATTCGCCTCGGTCACGGTGCGCGCCGACGACCGCGACACCACGGCCGCGGTAGAGAACGGGCGCTTCTATGCCGAATGGCCCGCGCGACCGGAGGGTGACGGTTCGCACCCGACGTACGACCTCACCCTCCGCGACGGCACCGTCCTGCGGGACGTGAAGCCGGTGAGCTAACCCACCCGCCCGGCGCAGGGGTCAGGCGCGCCAGCCGGACTTCTGCGCCCACGCGGTGATGCGCGGCCAGACCTCCTCGAACCAGGGCTCCTTCGCGGTGGCGTAGGCGCGGGTGTCCTCGGCGGACTCGGCGAGGCGACGCTTCACCTCGACGTACTCCGCCGCAGCATCCGGATTCGCGCGCAGCCAGTCCCGGAACAGCAGCGCCGACTGCCAGCCCGCGCTGTCCGCCTCCCGGACGTGGATGTGCACGACCCGGCCCGGGTCGCACGAGACGTGGTAGCGCTTCACCCACAGCTCGGGGTCGAGCAGCTCGCCGGTCGGGTGGTCCATTCGGACGTCCTCGAGCCGGGGGAAGCCGAGCTGACCGAGCACGGCCACGAACTCGGGGTCGTCGGCGTCCTTGAGGTCCGACACCCCGATCTGCAGGTCGATGACGTCCTTGCCGGGCATGCCCGGGACGGCCGTCGAGCCGACGTGCTCGATCTCGGGCGCCCGCTGGCCGAGGGCGCGGCTGAGCCGCTGGATGAGGCGGTCCGCCTGGCGGGGCCAGTCCTCGTCGTACGGCGCCGCGACCCCCAGCGCGCGCCACGTCGAGCGGCGCTGCGCCCGCAGGTTGTCGTCGAACGGCAGCAAGCGGTCGTCCCACAGCTCGTCGACCGCGGCGCGCAGCTGGTCCTCGGTCCCGTCGTTGCAGATCAGGACGTCGGCCGCGGCCGCCCGCTGGGCATCGGTCGCCTGGTGCGACATGCGCGCCCGCGCGTCGGCCTCCGACATGCCGCGCCGCTGCACGAGCCGCTCCAGGCGCACCTCGGGGTGAGCGTCCACGACCACCACGAGGTGGTAGTCGGCGCCGAGCTTGTTCTCGACGAGCAGCGGGACGTCGTACACCACGATCCGCTCCGGCCCGGCCTGGTCGAGCAGGTCGGCACACCGGGCGGCCACCAGCGGGTGCGTGATCGCCTCGAGGTCGGCGCGGGCCTTCTCGTCGCCGAAGACGATCGAGGCCATCTCGCGCCGATCGAGCGCGCCGTCCGGCCCGACGATCTTGTCGCCGAACCGTTCCCGCACGCGGGCCAGCCCGTCGGTGCCGGGGGCGACCACTTCGCGCGCCAACGCGTCGGCATCCACGACCACCGCTCCGCGCTCGGCCAACAGCTTGGCGACCGTGGACTTCCCCGACCCGATTCCTCCCGTGAGGCCTACCCGCAACATGACCTCACTGTAGGTCCGAAGCCACCGACGGGACAGGCTTTGGCGTTGCCTCTCCTGGCGGGTCGGGACAGGGATGCGAACAACAGGCAGCGGCGCGGCGAGCAGGCCCGCGCGCCGACCCGGCGCCGGCCATGTGGCGCAGGGTCGGTCGGGTCAGTGCGCGAGTCCCCCAGGCAGCAACCGTTCGGGGTAATTTGTCACGATTCCGTCCACACCCGCGCGCAGGAGCCGGACGTGATCCCGGGGCGCGTCGACGGTCCACGGGTTGACCGCCAGGCCGAGCGCGTGGGCCCGGTCGACGAACGCCCGATCCACCACGAGCTCCCCGCGTTCGTCGCACCAGCGGGGGGCGACGGCGTCGACGCCGAGACGGTACGCCGCGAGGGCCAGGTCGCCGCCGCACTCGGCGTACGTCCGCTCCCCCACGAACGGGCTGCCCGGCACCCAGGTCTCCCCGTGCGAGGCCAGGGCCGAGCGCGGCAGGTCCGGCGCCAGGCGGGCGGCGAGCCGCAGCAGCGCCCAGTCGAAGCTGTGCACGATCGCGCGCTCCCGGACGCCCCCGGCATCAATCGCCGCGAGCACCGCCGCCAGGATCCGTTCGCGCCGCGCCACCTGCGCCGGGTCCCGCGCGTCGAGCTTGATCTCGACCGTGAACCACATGTCCGGGGCCGTCGCCGAGAGCCGCCGGAACAGGTCGACCAGCCGGAGCATCCCCACGCCGCGGACGGGCCGTTGCGTCGGCAACGCCGGCTGCGTCACCTCGCCCACCTCGACGGTGCCGAGCTCGGCGTACGTCAGCTCGTCCAGCCGGCGGCCGTAGAGCCGCGGATCCCGGCAGCGCGCCTCGTGCGGGACCAGGATCAGGTCGTGCCAACAGACCGGTACGCCGTCCGCGGTGACCCGCACGTCGAGCTCGACGTTGCGCGCCCCCAGCTCGGCGGCCCGCTCGAACGCGGGCCAGGTGTTGCCGACGAAGTGCCCCTGGGCACCGGCGTGCGCCTGAACATCGAGCACGCCGGTGCCCCAGGGACCGCGACCGGTCGTCGATCCGATCGCGCCGGGGGACCCCGTCACAGCCTGGGCTTGATGTCGCGGTCGATCACGGTCTGCGTCTCCTTCTGCAGGGCCTCGAAGACGGCCTTGACGTCGCCGCCCTGGGCGATCTGGTCGAGGGCCTTGCCGACGCGCATGCCGCCGCCGGGCACGAACACCCGGGCGTTGTCCTGGGACTTCGTCCGGGGCAGCTGCTCGATCGCGGTCTTGGCGTTGGGGTTCTTCGCCATGAAGTCCTTCTCGGCCGCCAGCTCGAGTGCCGACTTCCGCACCGGCATGTAACCGGTGGCCTGGGTGAAGGTCACGGTGTTCTCGGGGTTGGTGAGGAACTCCACGAACTTGATGGCGGCGGCCTTGCGCTCGGACGAGATCTTGGCGGGAATGCCGATGCCGGCGCCACCGGTCGGGCATCCCTTCACCCCGTCGGGGCTGGGCAGGAAGGCCGTGCCGAACGCGAACTTCGCGTTCTTCGCGATGCCGCCGAGCGCACCCGTGGACTCCAGCAAGCAGGCGGCGGTGCCCGCGCTGAAGTCGGAGGACGGTTGCTTGGCCGCCCGTGCCCACTTCTGGGCGAACATCTTCTTCAGGAATTCACCCGCGGCGATCGTCTTGGCATCGGTGAATTTCAGATCCCAGCCATCCGAATAGGCTCCACCCATCGACCAGGCCATCCCCTGGAAATACCAGTCCAGGTAGTTGGAGCCGTCGGCGAGCACGATGGAGGACTTGTCCGCCCCGGCGGCCTGCGCCAGCTTCGGCGCCCATTCGGCGAACTCGTCCCAGGTCTTCGGCCCGCGGTCCGGCAGGCCGGCCTTGGCCCACATCTCCTTGTGGTAATAGAACAGCGGCGTCGAGCGGGCGAACGGCAGCGCGTAATGCTTGTCGCCATTCTTGTAGTCGCTATACAGCGAGTCGACGTAGTCGCCGCTGCTCAGCTTCGCCGCGGAGAGCAGGTCATCGACCGGCTCCAGCTGCTTGTTCAGGGCGAAGTTGAACCAGGTGACATCGGAAAGCACCACGGCGTCCGGCAGCTGCCCACCGGCAAGGGCGCCGTTGAGCTTCTGGGCGACCTCTTCGTAGTTCTTGCCGGCGTCGACCAGCTTGACGGTGAGGCCGGGATTGGCGTCCTGGAACTTCTTGATCAGGGCGGTCTCGACCTCCTTGCTGTTGCCCGGGTGGTTGCTCCAGAACTCCAGCGAGGTGACGCTGCCGCCCCCGGTCCCGGTCCCGGTCCCACTGCCCCCGCCCGTGCCACCCCCGGTGCCGGCACAGGCGGTGAGCCCCGCCCCCGCCGCGGCGAGTCCGGCCAATCCGAGGAATCCTCGACGACTTACTTCAGTCACGGCACTTTCCCTTTCATTCGGTGCGATCTGCTGGCTCGGACCGGGCGGCCCGGCGCGACGGTCGGCGTGGTCCGCTCGCTCATCCGCGGCGGTGAATGCTGGCGCCGGTGTCGGCGTCGAAGAAATACAGCTCGTTCTCGCGCGGCGCCACGGCCAGGCGCTCGCCGGCGGCCGGCTTGACGCGCTTGTCCACCTTGACCGCGATCCGGGGGACCTCGACGACCTCCCCGTCGGTGCTGTCCGTGGGGCTGCCGTAGACGAAGGACTCCGAGCCCAGGGCCTCGACCAGCTGAACGTCGAGTGTCAGCGCACCCGGCGTACCGGCGGAGACCACCTCCCAGCCCTCCGGCCGGACGCCGACCTGCACCCGTCGCCCCCCGTCCCGGCCCGGCCCCTGCGGATCGCCCAGGTGCGCCACGACGTCCGTCGGCAGCGGCACGGCCAGGCCGTGCACGTTCGCCGCGTCACCCTGCACCGGCGCGGTGATGAGCGTGATCGCCGGCGACCCGATGAAGGCGGCGACGAAAGCGTTGACCGGCTGCTCGTAGAGCTCCTCAGGGGTGGCCACCTGCTGCAGCCGACCGTCGAGCAGCACGGCCACCCGGTCCCCCATGGTCATGGCCTCGACCTGATCGTGGGTGACGTAGACGGTCGTGACCCCCAGGCGCCGCTGCAGGGCGGCGATCTGGCTGCGCGTGGAGACGCGCAGCTTGGCGTCGAGGTTGGACAGCG from Austwickia sp. includes the following:
- a CDS encoding amino acid ABC transporter substrate-binding protein, with amino-acid sequence MRPARPRPPQKRARHACFQPPQLRKPLRRFQPPRPQEPPHRPPRRGERGHRHRPRPAGHRWAQCLRLLRLELREPEQLRRRRLARGGRREPVPPAHPRGPVGLDGFAAAVRRLQGLRVLRLLVDITNEVAKRLGLKVTYKSTTVTAGLQSLSSGQLDMVASGLGVTTERQQVVSFGKGLYWSTTAVVTKKGAGSADLGGYSGKKVGVVTGAVQEKFVTDKMKGAVKTNFQALGAAVSQLNSGTVDAAVMGGPDAEEYLKQFPDLEIAASAPVDHETTVAFQKSNDALVKAWDKTVTDMVNDGTLKKMYNTYFTEAPNAQLLKIWPGLK
- a CDS encoding helix-turn-helix transcriptional regulator yields the protein MVQFSVQDLAGATAVSTQGQLRARLVVLSEPGSWELCRHLLGESITTGELAQRTGQSPPAVSRHLRLLREAGLISSVREGRHVHHRMHPAVVSRLGDEVLRAIMR
- a CDS encoding CocE/NonD family hydrolase, with amino-acid sequence MVPTRQRHLVPMPDGVRLATDVYLPPLDAGGSLPRPVVLERTPYGIRNLRASDGTHSGGRPVTPDSGAAILVAAGYAVVRQDCRGRGASEGRFTKYTGEVEDGVATHEWILRQPWCDGRIATIGVSYSAHTQAATASLGAPGLAAMILDSGGFASAYCSGGRLGGAFELKQVTWALRHARQSPEVRADPVLADRLARVDLAAWFTRLPWHRGDSPLTGAAAYEDFLFDQWEHETLDAYWRRPGLHARDYYDAFPVVPSLHISSWYDPYVRTAVENATELRRRGAPTGLIAGPWTHGARSVTYAGDVDFGPAATRDAGLGRDYPSYRAAWLDHAVRREPSRPAAPPSGAASTAASAAASTAEPQGSAAMTFVRYFVMGGGDGRRGSDGRMRHGGQWRDAHRWPPEQTQRRTLHLGPGSLGETRARRGATVTYDYDPAHPTPSVGGAITSGEPLMRGGAFDQVVPGPDGAVLPLCARPDVVTFRTAPLAREVVLAGSVTAVLTVSTSVPDTDLAVKLVDEHPPTADYPAGYAMNVTDGLLRLRFRESFERPVLLEPHRAYEVRVVVPDVANRFVAGHRIRLDVTSSNFPRCDVNPHPGDPVAHDARRRVARTTLHLAASRLEFDALP
- a CDS encoding helix-turn-helix transcriptional regulator, encoding MRNNVRELRTAAGLSQGALGEALGVSRQTVNAIETGKYDPSLPLALRLARHFAQPVESIFFDDAGE
- the uvrB gene encoding excinuclease ABC subunit UvrB produces the protein MRPITDLQRTVAPFRVEAEFEPSGDQPAAIEELARRVTAGETDVVLLGATGTGKSATTAWMIERVQRPTLVMAPNKTLAAQLANELRELFPHNAVEYFVSYYDYYQPEAYVPQTDTYIEKDSSINDEVERLRHSATNSLLTRRDVVVVASVSCIYGLGTPQEYVDRMARLKVGQQIERDQLLRRFVEMQYTRNDLAFTRGTFRVRGDTVEIIAVYEELAIRIEFFGDEIERIYTLHPMTGEVIREETEMYVFPATHYVAGPERMERAIKGIELELADQLATFEKQGKLLEAQRLRMRTHYDIEMMRQVGSCAGIENYSMHIDGRTRGSAPNCLLDYFPEDFMLVIDESHVTVPQIGAMYEGDMSRKRTLVEHGFRLPSAMDNRPLKWEEFLERIGQTVYLSATPGPYELAKSDGVVEQIIRPTGLIDPEIVVKPTKGQIDDLMHEIQERTRRDERVLVTTLTKKMAEDLTDYLLERGIRVRYLHSEVDTLRRVELLRELRLGEYDVLVGINLLREGLDLPEVSLVSILDADKEGFLRSTRSLIQTIGRAARNVSGQVHMYADDITDSMRDAIDETQRRREKQIAYNTERGIDPQPLRKRIADITDLLQREDADTEALMGSGRTQSRGKTGGRAPKAAGGGAGGRGRWRRTPRWRAPPWPAGCPPPTSPGSFRSSPRRCTRPPRICTSNSRRGCVTSSPT
- a CDS encoding TerC family protein translates to MSIPVWVWILTLAVTTLVLLLDVVIIARRPHVPSMGECARYLAIYVGAAIAFGIGVWVFAGHQYGAEFFAGWLTEYSLSIDNLFVFLIIMAKFGVPERFQQSALMVGIVIALILRGIFIAVGAALINQFAWVFYIFGAFLIYTAVKLAREAMADDDDEEFEENALLRWVEKRFPATQSWDHGTRLFAREGGKRLITPMLVVILALGTTDLLFALDSIPAIYGLTKEPFLVLTANIFALMGLRQLYFLIGGLLKRLVYLGLGLSVLLAFIGVKLMLHALHENTLPFINGGQPVLAAPEIPIGVSLGAIVVILGVTTVASLIRSGRNPQHQLSYDDVHSGRHEHDHER